One window of Mediterraneibacter gnavus ATCC 29149 genomic DNA carries:
- a CDS encoding recombinase family protein encodes MAMMNEMEYRTIGSALAGGYRAAVYCRLSKDDDLQGESASIANQRDMLEKYCEKQGWEVVAVYQDDGFTGLNMERPDLQRMLRAIERRQINLVITKDLSRLGRNYLQTGHLIEDFFPRNGVRYIAMNDGIDTLRDNNDIAPFKNILNEMYSKDISKKVHSSYLLKAQKGQFTGCLAPFGYRKDPEDKNHLLIDEETAPIVRLIFGYALNGHGPNYIRRRLEEEKIPCPTWWNRERGLRNTRTKWEKKDPENGRYMWDFSVIKDLLMNPVYTGAIASQKKDYRFKIGTIGEKKPEDWIVVEGQHEPLIDRMSFDIVQNKLKSRQRPGQTNEISLFAGLLKCGECGKSLTVRYTNAKHPQQIYSCKTYNAFGKNHCTQHRIDYDTLYSHVLRKIRECARAALMDGEAVADRLTNTCEAEQREQREAMERSLTRDEERIEVLDKMVMRLYEDMIAGRISEQNFNTMLEKTQTEQTELKAKVSEGRKRLSDEVQLANDAKQWVEAIQEYANITELDVATLNRLIKEIVVHERIDEDKTRHISIEIHFNLKPIPEVEQVTA; translated from the coding sequence ATGGCTATGATGAACGAAATGGAATACAGAACAATCGGTTCGGCACTTGCCGGAGGGTATCGTGCAGCGGTCTATTGCAGGCTGTCAAAGGACGATGACCTGCAAGGCGAAAGTGCCAGTATCGCAAACCAGCGTGATATGCTGGAAAAATACTGCGAAAAGCAGGGATGGGAGGTTGTGGCAGTCTATCAGGACGATGGCTTCACAGGTCTTAATATGGAGCGTCCTGATTTACAGAGAATGTTGAGAGCCATTGAGCGCAGGCAAATCAACCTTGTCATCACGAAAGACCTCAGCCGACTGGGGCGTAACTATCTGCAAACCGGGCATTTGATTGAGGACTTTTTCCCAAGAAACGGTGTCCGCTATATCGCCATGAATGACGGAATCGACACCCTGCGGGATAACAACGACATTGCCCCGTTCAAAAATATCCTGAACGAGATGTACAGCAAGGATATTTCCAAGAAAGTCCATTCCTCTTATCTTCTGAAAGCGCAGAAAGGACAGTTTACCGGGTGTCTTGCCCCGTTTGGATATCGGAAAGACCCGGAGGACAAAAACCATCTGCTCATTGACGAGGAAACCGCCCCGATTGTGCGGCTGATTTTCGGATATGCCCTGAACGGTCATGGTCCGAACTATATCCGCAGACGGCTGGAGGAAGAAAAAATCCCCTGCCCCACATGGTGGAACCGGGAACGGGGGCTTCGCAATACCCGCACCAAATGGGAAAAGAAAGACCCGGAAAACGGGCGGTATATGTGGGACTTCTCCGTTATCAAAGACCTTTTGATGAATCCCGTCTACACCGGGGCGATTGCTTCCCAGAAAAAGGACTACCGTTTCAAAATCGGCACGATTGGGGAAAAGAAGCCGGAGGACTGGATTGTGGTGGAGGGGCAGCATGAACCGCTGATTGATCGCATGAGCTTTGACATTGTGCAGAACAAGCTGAAATCCCGCCAGCGTCCGGGGCAGACTAATGAAATCAGCCTGTTTGCCGGACTGTTAAAATGCGGCGAGTGTGGGAAGTCGCTGACAGTACGCTACACAAACGCAAAACATCCCCAGCAGATTTATTCCTGCAAGACCTACAATGCCTTTGGAAAGAACCACTGCACCCAGCACCGGATTGACTATGACACCCTTTACAGCCATGTGCTGCGGAAAATCCGGGAATGTGCCAGAGCTGCCCTGATGGACGGGGAAGCGGTTGCTGACCGCCTGACCAATACCTGTGAAGCCGAGCAGCGGGAACAGCGGGAAGCAATGGAACGCTCCCTTACAAGGGACGAGGAACGGATTGAGGTTCTGGACAAAATGGTCATGCGGCTTTATGAGGATATGATTGCAGGGCGTATCAGTGAGCAGAATTTCAACACCATGCTGGAAAAGACACAGACCGAGCAGACGGAGCTTAAAGCAAAAGTGTCCGAGGGCAGAAAGCGGCTGTCCGATGAAGTCCAGCTTGCCAATGACGCAAAACAATGGGTGGAAGCCATTCAGGAATACGCCAATATCACAGAGCTGGACGTAGCCACCCTCAACCGCTTAATCAAAGAAATCGTCGTGCATGAGCGCATTGACGAAGATAAAACAAGACACATTTCTATCGAAATTCATTTTAATCTCAAACCCATCCCAGAGGTGGAACAGGTCACTGCCTGA
- a CDS encoding transposon-transfer assisting family protein: protein MGNFTFEEMNLMCIYNTGSRTGLIDSLREMRGELSPEETELRELTDSALTKLCAMTDEDFAQLELYPDFDQ, encoded by the coding sequence ATGGGAAACTTTACTTTTGAGGAAATGAACCTGATGTGCATTTACAATACCGGCAGCCGCACCGGATTGATCGACAGCCTGCGTGAGATGCGCGGCGAGCTATCACCGGAGGAAACGGAACTGAGGGAGCTAACCGACAGCGCCCTTACGAAGCTTTGTGCGATGACCGATGAGGACTTTGCCCAGCTGGAGCTGTACCCGGATTTTGACCAATAA
- a CDS encoding type IA DNA topoisomerase produces MMGYKLVIAEKPSVAQSLAAVIGATVRKDGYLEGNGWRVSWCVGHLAGLADADSYDPKYAKWRYDDLPILPEHWQMVVGKDKKKQFDILKKLMNAPDVTEVVNACDAGREGELIFRSVYELAGCQKPMKRLWISSMEDSAIREGFANLRPGADYDGLRDAALCRAKADWLVGINATRLFSVLYHRTLNIGRVMSPTLALIVQREAEIDTFKPVPFYTVALELASLTVSGERMADKTAAEQLKEACQGAAVTIKKVECKEKSEKPPALYDLTTLQRDANRLLGFTAQQTLDYLQSLYEKKLCTYPRTDSRYLTGDMADSLPVLVNLVANAMPFRKGIAITCDSQTVINDKKVTDHHAVIPTRNLKDADLSALPAGEKAVLELVALRLLCAVAQPHIYSETVVIAACAGGEFTAKGKTVKHPGWKALEDAYRAKMKDAEPKKEGAEKALPELTEGQTLSVAAAIIKEGKSSPPQHFTEDTLLSAMETAGKEDMPEDAERKGLGTPATRAGILEKLVSAGFLERKKSRKTVQLLPSHDAVSLITVLPEQLQSPLLTAEWEYRLGEIERGQLAPEEFLDGISAMLKDLVGTYQVIKGTEYLFTPPREVVGKCPRCGGEVAELQKGFFCQNDSCKFAIWKNNKWWAAKKKQPTKAVVSALLKDGRVRVTGLYSEKIGKTYDATVVLEDDGQYANFKLEFDQRKGGSR; encoded by the coding sequence ATGATGGGATATAAACTGGTAATCGCTGAAAAGCCGTCCGTTGCCCAAAGTCTGGCCGCCGTGATCGGCGCGACTGTCCGCAAGGACGGCTATCTGGAGGGCAACGGCTGGCGTGTCAGCTGGTGCGTGGGCCATCTGGCTGGTCTTGCGGATGCAGACAGTTATGACCCTAAGTACGCCAAGTGGCGATATGATGACCTGCCTATCCTGCCGGAGCATTGGCAGATGGTGGTGGGAAAGGATAAGAAAAAGCAGTTTGATATTCTCAAAAAGCTGATGAATGCCCCGGATGTGACGGAGGTGGTAAATGCCTGCGATGCCGGACGCGAGGGCGAACTGATCTTCCGCAGCGTCTATGAGCTGGCAGGCTGCCAAAAGCCGATGAAAAGGCTCTGGATTTCTTCGATGGAGGACTCCGCCATAAGGGAGGGCTTTGCAAACCTGCGCCCCGGTGCGGACTATGACGGACTTCGGGATGCTGCCCTCTGCCGTGCCAAGGCCGACTGGCTGGTGGGGATCAATGCCACAAGGCTTTTTTCCGTGCTGTATCACCGCACACTCAACATCGGGCGCGTTATGTCCCCAACGCTGGCACTCATTGTCCAGCGAGAAGCTGAGATCGACACCTTTAAGCCGGTTCCCTTTTATACCGTGGCGCTGGAGCTGGCCAGTCTTACCGTATCCGGGGAGCGCATGGCGGATAAGACCGCTGCCGAGCAGCTGAAAGAAGCCTGTCAGGGTGCAGCTGTCACAATCAAAAAGGTGGAGTGCAAGGAAAAGTCCGAAAAGCCACCTGCCCTCTATGACCTGACTACTCTGCAAAGAGATGCCAACCGCCTGCTTGGATTTACAGCCCAGCAGACCCTGGACTATCTGCAAAGCCTGTATGAAAAGAAGCTCTGCACCTATCCCCGTACCGACAGCCGCTATCTGACCGGCGATATGGCAGACAGCCTACCGGTGCTGGTCAATCTGGTTGCTAACGCCATGCCGTTTCGCAAAGGGATCGCCATTACCTGTGATTCGCAGACGGTCATCAACGATAAGAAAGTAACCGACCACCACGCAGTAATCCCTACCAGAAATCTCAAGGATGCAGACCTTTCTGCCCTTCCTGCGGGAGAAAAAGCGGTGCTGGAGCTGGTGGCCCTGCGTCTGCTGTGCGCCGTAGCCCAGCCCCATATCTATTCGGAAACCGTTGTGATTGCAGCGTGTGCTGGTGGGGAATTTACCGCCAAAGGAAAAACGGTGAAGCACCCCGGATGGAAAGCACTGGAGGACGCTTACCGTGCCAAAATGAAGGATGCAGAGCCGAAAAAAGAGGGCGCAGAGAAAGCCCTGCCGGAGCTGACTGAAGGACAGACCCTTTCGGTTGCTGCTGCAATCATCAAAGAAGGCAAAAGCAGTCCGCCTCAGCACTTTACGGAGGACACCCTATTGTCCGCGATGGAGACTGCCGGAAAAGAGGATATGCCGGAGGACGCTGAGCGAAAAGGTCTGGGTACACCGGCCACCCGTGCCGGTATTTTGGAAAAGCTGGTATCTGCCGGTTTTCTGGAACGAAAAAAGAGCAGGAAAACGGTGCAGCTTCTCCCTTCCCACGATGCAGTTTCCCTTATCACGGTCCTGCCGGAACAGCTGCAATCGCCGCTTTTGACTGCTGAGTGGGAGTACCGCCTGGGCGAGATTGAGCGCGGGCAGCTTGCCCCGGAGGAGTTTTTGGACGGGATCAGCGCCATGCTGAAAGACCTGGTAGGGACTTATCAGGTCATCAAGGGAACCGAGTACCTGTTCACTCCGCCCCGTGAGGTGGTAGGCAAATGCCCTCGCTGCGGCGGTGAAGTTGCAGAACTGCAAAAAGGCTTCTTCTGTCAGAATGATTCTTGCAAATTTGCAATCTGGAAAAATAACAAATGGTGGGCTGCCAAGAAAAAACAGCCGACCAAGGCTGTGGTGTCTGCGCTGCTGAAAGATGGCCGTGTCCGTGTGACGGGACTATATTCGGAGAAAATCGGCAAGACCTACGATGCCACTGTGGTTTTGGAGGATGATGGACAGTACGCCAACTTCAAGCTGGAGTTTGACCAGCGGAAAGGAGGCAGCCGATGA
- a CDS encoding CHAP domain-containing protein, with protein MNKEPRLRFTDEERADPALEKPIRKAEKAAARADKAQANIPKKKVRQTVIDPDTGKKTSKLTFEDKKKPPSKLSQRVKEAPVHLVAGKLHKEIRETEQDNVGVESAHKSEEAVETGAYLVREGYRSHKLKPYRKAAQAERQLEKANVNVLYQKSLQENPQFSSNPLSRWQQKQAIKKQYAAAKRTGQTAGNTAQAASKTGKAARTVKEKAQQAGAFVMRHKKGFLIAGVLFLIACMLMNTMSSCSMMAQSIGSVLSGTTYPSDDPEMLAVEADYAAREAQLQEEIDNIESSHPGYDEYRYDLGMIGHDPHELAAFLSAVLQGYTRQSAQAELARVFAAQYQLTLTEEVEIRYRTETSTDPETGETTSEEVPYEYYILNVKLTSKPISAVASELLTPEQMEMYQVYRQTMGNKPLLFGGGSPDTSGSEDLSGVQFINGTRPGNPQLVELAKSQVGNVGGYPYWSWYGFDSRVEWCACFVSWCYNQAGKSEPRFAGCEWQGVPWFQSHGQWGARGYENIAPGDAIFFDWDLDGSADHVGIVVGTDGSRVYTVEGNSGDACKIKSYDLNYQSIKGYGLMNW; from the coding sequence TTGAATAAAGAGCCGCGCCTGCGCTTTACCGATGAGGAACGGGCTGACCCTGCGCTGGAAAAGCCGATCCGCAAAGCGGAGAAAGCTGCGGCCAGAGCAGATAAGGCGCAGGCCAATATTCCAAAGAAAAAGGTCAGGCAGACAGTTATTGACCCGGATACCGGAAAAAAGACCTCGAAGCTGACCTTTGAGGACAAGAAAAAGCCACCCTCCAAACTTTCTCAGAGAGTGAAGGAAGCACCCGTCCATCTGGTCGCGGGCAAGCTCCACAAAGAAATCCGGGAAACAGAACAGGACAATGTGGGCGTGGAAAGCGCCCACAAGTCCGAGGAGGCGGTGGAGACCGGCGCTTATCTGGTGCGGGAGGGCTACCGCAGCCACAAGCTGAAGCCGTACCGCAAAGCAGCCCAGGCAGAGCGTCAACTGGAAAAGGCAAATGTAAATGTCCTGTACCAGAAATCTTTGCAGGAAAATCCCCAGTTTTCCAGCAATCCTCTTTCCCGTTGGCAGCAAAAGCAGGCCATCAAAAAGCAGTATGCCGCCGCCAAGCGCACCGGTCAGACTGCCGGAAATACCGCCCAGGCTGCGTCCAAAACAGGAAAGGCCGCAAGGACGGTAAAAGAAAAGGCACAGCAGGCAGGGGCATTCGTCATGCGCCACAAAAAGGGCTTCCTGATCGCAGGGGTTTTATTCCTCATCGCCTGTATGCTGATGAATACCATGTCCTCTTGTTCCATGATGGCGCAGAGCATTGGTTCCGTTCTCTCCGGCACCACCTATCCGTCGGATGACCCGGAAATGCTGGCGGTGGAGGCGGATTATGCAGCCAGAGAAGCCCAGTTGCAGGAGGAAATCGACAACATCGAAAGCAGCCACCCAGGGTATGACGAGTATCGTTATGACCTTGGCATGATCGGCCATGACCCCCATGAGCTGGCGGCCTTTCTCTCTGCTGTCTTGCAGGGCTACACCAGGCAAAGCGCCCAGGCAGAGCTGGCGCGTGTGTTTGCAGCACAGTATCAGCTGACGCTTACCGAGGAAGTGGAGATCCGCTATCGCACGGAGACCTCCACCGACCCGGAGACCGGCGAGACCACCTCAGAAGAAGTCCCCTATGAGTATTACATTCTGAATGTGAAACTCACCAGCAAGCCCATTTCCGCTGTGGCGTCGGAGCTATTGACCCCGGAGCAGATGGAAATGTATCAGGTCTATCGACAGACCATGGGCAATAAGCCGCTGTTGTTTGGCGGCGGTTCCCCTGATACCAGCGGCTCGGAAGATTTGTCCGGTGTGCAGTTCATTAACGGCACCCGCCCCGGCAATCCGCAGCTGGTGGAACTGGCGAAAAGTCAGGTGGGAAATGTGGGCGGTTATCCCTACTGGAGCTGGTATGGCTTTGACAGCCGCGTGGAATGGTGCGCCTGCTTCGTATCCTGGTGCTATAACCAGGCAGGAAAAAGTGAGCCGCGCTTTGCAGGCTGTGAGTGGCAGGGCGTTCCGTGGTTCCAGTCTCATGGACAGTGGGGCGCACGGGGGTATGAGAATATTGCCCCCGGCGATGCCATTTTCTTCGATTGGGACTTGGACGGCAGCGCCGACCATGTGGGCATCGTTGTCGGCACCGATGGCAGCCGTGTTTATACCGTGGAGGGAAATTCCGGCGATGCCTGCAAGATCAAGAGTTATGACTTGAATTATCAGAGTATCAAGGGCTACGGTCTGATGAACTGGTAA
- a CDS encoding DUF4366 domain-containing protein, which produces MRNKRLLRTLSALCLTLVLASGFTVPAFAQGAAPPPAEDTTNDSNVVVEETEKAPPLTPEGNAALVDDFGGNKQLITVTTKAGNYFYILIDRANEDKKTAVHFLNQVDEADLMALMEDGKAKEEPPAVCSCTKKCEAGAVNTACPVCVTDKSKCTGKAPDPPTETTEPEKEKPAGLNPAALILLLALLGGGGVFAYLKLIKNKPKTKGNDSLDDYDYGEEDSEEWETEDEESGEPDADGGSAEEDDEDSVK; this is translated from the coding sequence ATGAGGAATAAACGATTGCTCCGAACACTTTCCGCCCTTTGCCTGACGCTGGTTTTGGCATCGGGCTTTACCGTCCCCGCTTTTGCCCAGGGCGCAGCGCCGCCCCCGGCAGAGGATACCACCAATGACAGCAATGTGGTGGTGGAAGAAACGGAAAAAGCGCCTCCGCTGACCCCAGAAGGCAACGCGGCGCTGGTGGATGATTTTGGTGGCAACAAGCAGCTCATTACCGTTACCACCAAGGCGGGCAACTACTTTTATATCCTGATCGACAGGGCCAACGAGGATAAAAAGACCGCTGTTCACTTTCTGAACCAGGTGGATGAAGCGGACCTGATGGCACTAATGGAAGATGGCAAAGCCAAAGAGGAGCCGCCTGCGGTGTGCAGCTGCACGAAGAAATGTGAAGCAGGGGCAGTCAATACGGCCTGTCCGGTCTGTGTAACTGATAAGAGTAAATGTACGGGAAAAGCACCGGACCCCCCGACAGAAACGACGGAACCGGAAAAAGAGAAGCCTGCCGGACTGAACCCGGCTGCGCTGATCCTTCTGCTGGCTCTGCTGGGCGGCGGTGGCGTATTTGCCTACTTGAAGCTCATTAAGAACAAGCCTAAGACCAAGGGCAATGACAGTCTGGACGATTATGATTATGGCGAGGAAGATTCCGAGGAATGGGAAACCGAAGATGAGGAGTCGGGCGAGCCGGACGCTGACGGGGGCAGCGCAGAAGAAGATGACGAGGACAGCGTGAAATGA
- a CDS encoding VirB4-like conjugal transfer ATPase, CD1110 family: MQPVKTKKKLSRADKKQIEAAIARANRTDKKGKSAQDSIPYERMWPDGICRVSDSHYTKIIQFQDINYQLSQNEDKTAIFEGWCDFLNYFDSSIHFQLSFLNLAASEETFANSISIPPQGDAFDSIREEYTTMLQNQLARGNNGLIKTKYLTFGIDADSIKVAKPRLERIETDILNNFKRLGVAARTLDGKERLSQLHAVFHMDEQLPFQFEWDWLAPSGLSTKDFIAPSSFEFRTGKQFRMGKKYGTVSFLQILAPELNDRLLADFLDMESSLIVSIHIQSVDQVKAIKTVKRKITDLDRSKIEEQKKAVRAGYDMDIIPSDLATYGSEAKKLLQDLQSRNERMFLVSFLVLNTADNPRQLGNNIFQAGSIAQKYNCQLTRLDFQQEEGLMSCLPLGLNQIEIQRGLTTSSTAIFVPFTTQELFQNGKEALYYGINALSNNLIMVDRKLLKNPNGLILGTPGSGKSFSAKREIANCFLLTNDDVIICDPEAEYAPLVERLHGQVIKISPTSTNYINPMDLNLDYSDDESPLSLKSDFILSLCELIVGGKDGLQPVQKTIIDRCVRLVYQTYLNDPRPENMPILEDLYNLLRSQEEKEAQYIATALEIYVTGSLNVFNHQSNVDINNRIVCYDIKELGKQLKKIGMLVVQDQVWNRVTINRAAHKSTRYYIDEMHLLLKEEQTAAYTVEIWKRFRKWGGIPTGITQNVKDLLSSREVENIFENSDFVYMLNQAGGDRQILAKQLGISTHQLSYVTHSGEGEGLLFYGSTILPFVDHFPKNTELYRIMTTKPQELKKKEDE; the protein is encoded by the coding sequence GTGCAGCCGGTAAAGACAAAGAAAAAGCTGTCCCGCGCCGATAAAAAGCAGATCGAAGCGGCCATTGCCCGCGCCAACCGCACGGACAAAAAAGGAAAATCGGCACAGGACAGTATCCCCTATGAACGGATGTGGCCGGATGGGATCTGCCGCGTATCGGACAGCCACTACACAAAGATCATTCAGTTTCAGGACATCAACTATCAGCTCTCCCAAAATGAAGATAAGACCGCGATCTTTGAGGGCTGGTGTGATTTCCTCAATTATTTCGACAGCTCGATTCACTTCCAGTTGTCTTTTCTGAACCTTGCGGCATCGGAGGAGACCTTTGCCAACTCTATTTCCATCCCACCCCAGGGGGATGCCTTTGACAGTATCCGTGAGGAATACACCACGATGCTGCAAAATCAGCTGGCCAGAGGCAACAACGGTCTCATCAAGACCAAATACCTGACCTTTGGTATCGACGCTGACAGCATCAAAGTTGCCAAGCCCCGTCTGGAGCGTATTGAGACCGATATACTCAATAACTTCAAGCGTCTTGGCGTAGCCGCCAGAACACTGGACGGTAAGGAAAGGCTTTCCCAGCTTCATGCGGTATTCCACATGGACGAACAGCTCCCATTTCAGTTTGAATGGGACTGGCTGGCTCCTTCCGGTTTGTCTACGAAAGATTTTATTGCACCAAGCTCCTTTGAGTTCCGCACCGGCAAGCAGTTCCGTATGGGCAAGAAATACGGGACTGTTTCTTTTTTGCAGATTTTAGCCCCAGAGCTGAATGACCGTCTGCTGGCTGATTTTCTGGATATGGAAAGCTCGCTCATTGTGAGTATTCACATTCAGTCGGTGGATCAGGTGAAAGCCATTAAGACGGTAAAGCGCAAGATTACCGACCTGGACCGCAGTAAGATCGAGGAACAGAAAAAAGCAGTTCGCGCAGGATACGACATGGACATCATTCCCTCTGACCTTGCCACCTACGGCAGTGAAGCGAAAAAGCTGTTGCAGGATTTGCAGAGCCGAAACGAGAGAATGTTCCTTGTCTCCTTTTTGGTGCTGAACACAGCGGACAATCCCCGTCAGCTTGGCAACAACATCTTTCAGGCAGGCTCTATTGCCCAGAAGTATAACTGTCAGCTGACCAGACTGGACTTTCAGCAGGAAGAAGGGCTGATGAGCTGTCTGCCTCTGGGACTCAATCAGATCGAGATCCAGCGAGGGCTGACCACCAGTTCTACGGCTATCTTTGTACCGTTCACCACACAGGAACTGTTTCAGAACGGCAAAGAAGCCCTGTACTACGGCATCAACGCTCTGTCCAACAACCTCATCATGGTGGACCGAAAGTTGCTGAAAAACCCCAACGGCTTGATACTTGGGACACCTGGAAGTGGCAAGTCCTTTAGCGCAAAACGAGAAATCGCCAACTGCTTTTTGCTTACCAATGATGATGTTATCATCTGTGACCCGGAAGCTGAGTACGCACCTCTTGTTGAGCGTCTGCATGGGCAGGTCATCAAGATCTCGCCTACCTCAACCAACTACATCAATCCGATGGACCTGAACCTGGACTACTCGGATGATGAAAGCCCGCTGTCCCTCAAGTCTGACTTTATCCTCAGCTTGTGTGAGCTGATCGTGGGCGGTAAGGACGGATTGCAGCCGGTGCAGAAAACCATCATCGACCGTTGTGTGCGTCTGGTCTATCAGACCTACCTCAACGACCCACGCCCGGAGAATATGCCGATTCTGGAGGATCTATATAACCTGCTCCGTTCACAGGAAGAAAAGGAAGCCCAGTATATCGCCACGGCCCTTGAAATCTATGTAACCGGCTCCCTCAATGTGTTCAACCACCAGAGCAATGTGGACATCAATAACCGCATTGTCTGCTATGACATCAAGGAACTGGGCAAGCAGCTCAAGAAAATCGGTATGCTGGTGGTCCAGGATCAGGTGTGGAACCGCGTTACCATCAACCGTGCCGCTCACAAGTCCACCCGCTACTACATCGACGAGATGCACCTGCTTCTGAAAGAGGAACAGACCGCCGCTTATACGGTGGAAATCTGGAAGCGATTCCGTAAGTGGGGCGGCATTCCCACAGGTATCACCCAGAATGTCAAAGACCTGCTTTCCAGCCGTGAGGTGGAGAACATCTTTGAAAACTCCGACTTCGTGTATATGCTCAACCAGGCAGGCGGAGACCGACAGATTCTCGCCAAGCAGCTGGGCATCTCCACGCACCAGCTGAGCTATGTGACCCACTCCGGTGAGGGCGAGGGTCTGCTGTTCTATGGCTCCACGATCCTGCCTTTCGTGGATCACTTCCCGAAGAATACCGAGCTTTACCGCATTATGACCACCAAACCCCAGGAACTGAAAAAGAAGGAGGATGAATGA
- a CDS encoding PrgI family protein, with translation MAYVPVPKDLTKVKTKVMFNLTRRQLVCFTTGALVGIPLFFLLREPAGNSMAAMCMMLVMMPFFLLAMYEKHGQPLEKIVGNILKVAVIRPKQRPYQTNNFYAVLKRQEMLDKEVYDIVHRNQKLAVSSVRQNRGKNCAAGKDKEKAVPRR, from the coding sequence TTGGCTTATGTACCCGTACCCAAAGATTTAACCAAAGTCAAAACCAAGGTCATGTTCAATCTGACCCGAAGGCAGCTGGTCTGCTTTACCACAGGGGCGCTTGTAGGCATACCGCTGTTCTTTTTGCTCCGTGAGCCTGCGGGAAACAGCATGGCCGCCATGTGTATGATGCTGGTCATGATGCCCTTCTTCCTGCTGGCAATGTATGAAAAGCATGGACAGCCCCTGGAAAAGATCGTCGGCAACATCCTAAAAGTGGCTGTGATCCGTCCCAAGCAGCGTCCCTACCAGACCAATAACTTTTATGCCGTATTAAAGCGGCAGGAAATGCTCGATAAGGAGGTGTATGACATTGTTCACCGCAATCAAAAACTGGCTGTATCGTCTGTTCGGCAAAACCGAGGAAAAAACTGTGCAGCCGGTAAAGACAAAGAAAAAGCTGTCCCGCGCCGATAA
- a CDS encoding DUF4315 family protein, whose amino-acid sequence MAKNKIERIDQEITKVREKIAEYQEKLKALEAQKTEAENLEIVQMVRALRMTPAQLSAMLSGGTVPDSMVDAKNEQEENSYEE is encoded by the coding sequence ATGGCAAAGAACAAAATTGAACGCATTGACCAGGAGATTACAAAGGTCCGCGAGAAAATCGCAGAGTATCAGGAAAAGCTCAAGGCGCTGGAGGCACAGAAAACCGAGGCGGAAAATCTGGAGATCGTCCAGATGGTGCGCGCCCTGCGTATGACCCCTGCTCAGCTGAGCGCTATGCTGTCCGGCGGCACAGTTCCCGACAGTATGGTGGATGCCAAAAACGAACAGGAGGAAAACAGCTATGAGGAATAA
- a CDS encoding VirB6/TrbL-like conjugal transfer protein, CD1112 family: MDFLLEALTNWLKEMLVGGIMSNLSGMFDSVNQQVADISVQVGQTPQGWNGSIFSMIENLSNSIMVPIAGVILAIVMTVDLIQMIADKNNLHDVDTWMIFKWVFKSAAAILIVTNTWNIVMGVFDMAQSVVAQAAGIIGSDASIDISSVMTDLEPRLMEMDLGPLFGLWFQSLFIGITMWALYICIFIVIYGRMIEIYLVTSVAPVPMAAMMGKEWGGMGQNYLRSLLALGFQAFLIIVCVAIYAVLVQNIALEDDIIMAIWSCVGYTVLLCFTLFKTGSLAKSVFQAH, translated from the coding sequence ATGGATTTCTTACTTGAAGCCCTGACAAATTGGCTGAAAGAAATGCTGGTGGGCGGTATTATGAGCAACCTTTCGGGGATGTTTGACAGCGTAAACCAACAGGTCGCGGATATATCCGTACAGGTAGGCCAGACACCACAGGGATGGAATGGCAGTATTTTCAGTATGATTGAGAATCTGTCCAACTCCATCATGGTGCCGATTGCAGGCGTGATCCTGGCTATTGTGATGACCGTAGACCTGATCCAGATGATCGCAGACAAAAACAACCTGCACGATGTGGACACCTGGATGATCTTCAAGTGGGTGTTCAAGAGCGCCGCCGCTATTTTGATTGTCACTAACACTTGGAATATCGTGATGGGCGTCTTTGATATGGCCCAGAGCGTGGTGGCGCAGGCGGCAGGGATCATCGGTTCAGATGCGTCCATTGACATTTCCTCAGTTATGACCGATCTGGAACCAAGGCTGATGGAAATGGATCTGGGGCCGCTGTTCGGGCTTTGGTTCCAATCCCTCTTTATCGGCATTACCATGTGGGCGCTGTATATCTGTATCTTTATCGTCATTTATGGCCGTATGATCGAGATTTACCTTGTGACTTCGGTGGCTCCCGTTCCAATGGCTGCCATGATGGGCAAGGAATGGGGCGGTATGGGACAGAACTACCTCCGTTCCCTGCTGGCGCTGGGCTTTCAGGCGTTTCTCATCATCGTCTGCGTGGCAATTTATGCTGTGCTGGTGCAGAACATCGCTTTGGAAGATGACATCATCATGGCGATCTGGAGCTGCGTGGGTTACACCGTACTGCTGTGCTTTACGCTATTCAAAACCGGCAGCCTCGCAAAATCAGTCTTTCAGGCGCATTAA